The genomic region ATAACAGGTTTCAGTATGTTAATAACAGCAGTAAACTTTTCAGTGTAGAGTCTGCGGTTTTCAACCACATGTAGATCATCGCTCCAGGCGACAGCGCTGGCGTGTTGCGATGGCGGTGACATGGCAGATCCGTGATAGGTGCGGTATTGCAAAAATGGTTTAATCAGCGCTGCGTCGCCCGCAACAAAACCTGAGCGTAGACCTGGTGCGCTAGAGCGTTTAGATAAGCTATGAAAGACCAAGCAATTTTTATAGTCATTGCGCCCAAGGGATTGAGCGACCTCGAGCAGGCCAACGGGTGGCGTGCTTTTTGTCGGATAAATATCGGCATAACATTCATCCGAGACAATAGTGAAATCATATTGGTCGCTGAGTTCGATAAGGCGTTTTAGCAGCGATTCTGGTGCAACCCTACCGCTAGGGTTGCCTGGGCTGCATAAATAAATAAGCTGGCATTGTTGCCACTGTTCTTTAGTAATGCTTTCAATGTCAGGTAGAAAACCATTATCGCTGGTCGTGTTGAGATAAACTGGCTTAGCACCTGCAAGCAGGGCAGCACCTTCATAGATCTGATAAAACGGGTTAGGCATTAATACCAGTTTATCTTTCTCAACCAGACACTGAACAATCGCAAATAGGGCTTCGCGTGTGCCGTTGACAGGTAACACTTGAGTGTCAACATCAAGCTGTTTGAGTTGATAGCGTTGCGTCAAATAATCAGCAATGGCTTGGCGTAGTTCGTCACTGCCCTTGGTGATGGGGTAATTAGCAAGTTTGTCTAGCTGACTGATTAGTGCCTCTTTGAGGAAAGCAGGGGTTGGGTGCTTGGGTTCACCAATGGATAGGTTGATCGACGAATAGGCATCGTTAGGTGTGGCGTCAGAAAATAATGCACGCATACGTTGAAATGGGTATGGTTGTAAGATAGGTAGACCAGGGTTCATCAGATTGTGAATAAGCAATGATAAAACAGTTGATTATAGCTTTTTACGCCGTGTTACGTCTTTATAAATGATAAATTCATATCACACTAGGCTCAGTTCGACTTATGTATTCGCTGTGTTGGCTTTGCTTGCGTCTGCGACGATGTGGGGCACCATATGGTATCCGCTACGTTTGTTAGAAGATCAAGGTTTGGCAGGCTTGTGGTGTGCGTTAATTATGTATGGCACGGCATTAGTGATTAGTCTTCCCTGGTGGTGGCGACATCGCCTGGATTTTGTGCGTCGGCCTGTCGCGTTGGTGTTGTTGGGTCTAGCTAG from Gammaproteobacteria bacterium harbors:
- a CDS encoding succinyldiaminopimelate transaminase; amino-acid sequence: MNPGLPILQPYPFQRMRALFSDATPNDAYSSINLSIGEPKHPTPAFLKEALISQLDKLANYPITKGSDELRQAIADYLTQRYQLKQLDVDTQVLPVNGTREALFAIVQCLVEKDKLVLMPNPFYQIYEGAALLAGAKPVYLNTTSDNGFLPDIESITKEQWQQCQLIYLCSPGNPSGRVAPESLLKRLIELSDQYDFTIVSDECYADIYPTKSTPPVGLLEVAQSLGRNDYKNCLVFHSLSKRSSAPGLRSGFVAGDAALIKPFLQYRTYHGSAMSPPSQHASAVAWSDDLHVVENRRLYTEKFTAVINILKPVIDIDWPDAGFYLWLNIGAHNGQCDEQFAKRLYQQYNVTVLPGCYLSRLSDGINPGAGFIRIALVANLEQCVDAAKRIRDCIKQ